In bacterium, the DNA window GAGTCGAGGCAATATTTTTCTATAGCTCTTGAATTTTCAAGATTTAAATCATACTTATTTATACATACATATGTTTTCACCCCAAAATGGTGGGCAACTTTACAAACCCTTTCCATATCGTAAATCCCCGAGAGAGTGGGCTCAGTAACTACCAGCGCTAAATCCACACCAGTCAAAGAAGCTATTACTGGACAGCCTATTCCCGGGGGACCATCTATAATAACGAAATCCTTCCTCTCCCTTTCAGCAATCAATTTAGCATTTTGCCGAACCATAGTCACCAATTTCCCCGAATTTTCTTCAGCAATGCCCAATTTAGCATGGACCAGGGGTCCGTATTTTGTGCGGGAAACAAACCACTCTCCTGATAAATTATCTTCCATCTCAATTGCTCCCTCAGGACAGATATAACTACATACCCCACAACCTTCACAAGAGATCGGGTCTACAACAAAATTCTCTATAGCGTTAAAACGACATACCTGTTCACACTTTCCACATTCACTACACTTCTCTCTATCAATAATTGCTTTCTTCCCACCCTTGAAATCGTGTCTCTGCAAAACTTCTGGATGGAGAAGGAGATGTAAATCTGC includes these proteins:
- a CDS encoding ATP-binding protein, which codes for MKQIVVISGKGGTGKTVIAASFAALAKSKVMADCDVDAADLHLLLHPEVLQRHDFKGGKKAIIDREKCSECGKCEQVCRFNAIENFVVDPISCEGCGVCSYICPEGAIEMEDNLSGEWFVSRTKYGPLVHAKLGIAEENSGKLVTMVRQNAKLIAERERKDFVIIDGPPGIGCPVIASLTGVDLALVVTEPTLSGIYDMERVCKVAHHFGVKTYVCINKYDLNLENSRAIEKYCLDSNIEIGGEIPFDQAVTETLVKGIPVVEGRDNKVTQKIKILWNRIKQIN